From one Thalassospira lucentensis genomic stretch:
- the prmC gene encoding peptide chain release factor N(5)-glutamine methyltransferase, which yields MTADNASTKDNALTLCALMAEAAGALRDAGIENARMDARILLSDAAGVDGSRIAAWPEDVVGADAVAKFRDMVARRLKHEPVSRILGQRDFWRHSFRLSPETLDPRPDSETIVELALDWLEDADAPTVLDFGTGTGCLLLSIIGDLQNASGLGVDISEGAVACARQNAQRLDLADQVEFRVSDWDSAITDGERQTGFDLVVSNPPYITQADMETLSPEVREYDPRLALTDEGDGLGAYRILSQVAFSLVKPAGFVIFEIGQGQEEDVARLLVEAGFVGVEYREDLGGIVRCVAAKKTRCSVGRCVI from the coding sequence ATGACGGCAGACAATGCCAGCACGAAAGACAATGCGCTAACCCTTTGTGCCTTGATGGCCGAAGCGGCTGGCGCTCTGCGCGATGCCGGTATTGAAAATGCCCGAATGGACGCCCGTATTCTTTTGTCCGATGCCGCCGGTGTCGATGGCAGTCGGATTGCTGCGTGGCCGGAAGACGTGGTGGGGGCAGATGCCGTTGCAAAGTTCCGCGACATGGTTGCGCGTCGTCTGAAGCATGAGCCGGTATCGCGTATTCTGGGGCAGCGGGATTTCTGGCGGCATAGTTTCAGGCTTTCGCCCGAAACGCTTGACCCGCGACCGGACAGCGAGACGATTGTTGAACTGGCGCTGGACTGGCTCGAAGATGCGGACGCGCCGACGGTTCTTGATTTCGGAACAGGCACCGGGTGCCTTTTGCTGTCGATCATTGGCGATTTGCAAAATGCAAGCGGACTTGGCGTTGATATCAGCGAGGGCGCGGTTGCCTGCGCACGCCAAAATGCCCAGCGTCTTGATCTTGCCGATCAGGTTGAGTTCCGTGTTTCTGACTGGGACAGTGCGATTACGGACGGGGAACGCCAGACCGGATTTGATCTGGTGGTGTCCAATCCGCCCTATATCACGCAGGCCGATATGGAAACACTGTCGCCCGAAGTACGCGAATATGATCCGCGTCTGGCACTGACGGACGAAGGCGACGGACTTGGTGCGTATCGTATTCTGTCACAGGTTGCGTTTTCCCTCGTCAAACCGGCCGGGTTTGTGATTTTTGAAATCGGACAGGGACAGGAAGAAGACGTTGCCCGCCTTTTGGTCGAGGCCGGTTTTGTTGGTGTGGAATATCGCGAAGACCTGGGCGGGATCGTGCGCTGTGTTGCGGCCAAAAAGACCCGTTGCTCGGTCGGGCGCTGTGTGATCTGA
- the prfA gene encoding peptide chain release factor 1 → MSLDPGKLDGVVRRFDELKSLLSGGATDGDSFAKLSREYAELSPIVDAVEKVKKLRADLEGAQEILDDAGSDRDMREMAEAEKYEILDELPKAEHEVKLMLLPKDDADEKNAILEIRAGTGGEEAALFAADLYRMYQRYAENRGWKFEQMDANENDLGGYKEVIVNVSGAGVFARLKFESGVHRVQRVPVTEGGGRIHTSAATVAVLPEAEEVDIHIDPKDLRIDTYRSQGAGGQHVNTTDSAVRITHIPTGVVAASQEAKSQHKNKEKAMKMLLSRLYDQERESKDSARAADRKSQVGSGDRSERIRTYNFPQGRVSDHRINLTLYRLDDFITGGPSVDEMIDALIAEDQAQKLAEIEN, encoded by the coding sequence GTGAGTCTGGACCCCGGTAAACTTGATGGCGTTGTACGCCGGTTCGACGAACTCAAATCCCTGCTGTCGGGCGGGGCGACGGATGGTGACTCGTTTGCCAAACTGTCGCGCGAATATGCCGAACTTTCCCCGATTGTTGATGCGGTCGAGAAGGTAAAAAAGCTTCGTGCCGATCTGGAGGGCGCGCAGGAAATCCTTGACGATGCCGGGTCTGATCGCGACATGCGTGAAATGGCCGAAGCCGAGAAATATGAAATCCTCGACGAATTGCCCAAGGCCGAGCACGAAGTGAAGCTGATGCTTCTGCCCAAGGATGACGCGGACGAAAAGAACGCCATCCTTGAAATTCGCGCTGGTACCGGCGGCGAGGAAGCCGCACTTTTTGCCGCCGACCTGTATCGCATGTATCAGCGTTATGCGGAAAACCGCGGCTGGAAGTTCGAGCAGATGGACGCCAATGAAAACGACCTTGGCGGATACAAGGAAGTTATCGTCAACGTATCGGGTGCAGGTGTGTTTGCGCGCCTGAAATTCGAAAGCGGCGTGCACCGGGTTCAGCGTGTGCCGGTGACCGAGGGCGGCGGGCGTATTCATACCTCGGCGGCAACGGTCGCTGTTCTGCCCGAGGCGGAAGAAGTCGATATTCATATCGACCCGAAAGACTTGCGGATTGATACCTATCGTTCGCAAGGGGCCGGTGGCCAGCACGTTAACACCACGGACAGTGCGGTGCGTATTACCCACATTCCAACCGGCGTGGTCGCTGCGAGCCAGGAAGCAAAATCGCAGCACAAGAACAAGGAAAAGGCGATGAAGATGCTGCTTTCGCGCCTGTATGATCAGGAACGCGAAAGCAAGGACAGTGCGCGTGCGGCCGATCGCAAATCACAGGTCGGTTCAGGTGATCGTTCGGAACGTATCCGGACCTATAACTTCCCGCAGGGACGTGTATCGGATCATCGCATCAACCTGACCCTTTATCGTTTGGACGATTTCATCACCGGCGGGCCGTCGGTCGATGAAATGATTGATGCCCTGATTGCCGAAGATCAGGCGCAGAAACTGGCCGAGATCGAGAATTGA
- the hemA gene encoding glutamyl-tRNA reductase produces MTDAFPREEAGDWPLDRLMVIGTNHRRSSEDTRDRLFIDEARLPQFLSAILQARLGQAIVVSTCNRTEIHLLASDAERGRERLIDLLALWADIDRDKLASELYIRSGRDALRHVFAVAASLDSLVIGEPEVFGQVKDAHRIARHHKLVGRELELVYQTAYAISKKVRSQTGIGQGAVSIAAAAQSVARDLHGDIANCTLLLAGAGDMGELIAASLAERGMGRVLVTDRLAARARLVARRLDCHWSELEDLDRLLAEADMVLTAGGSRRYIIDKARALDAIKRRRYRPILMIDTAVPGDIDPQVDEIAEVFFYRLGDLEKIAAEGRGGREEKADEAWALIEEEVEHFVRVRAERAAIPAMADLRAHFETVRNDALRESHGDAEKATRLLINRLLHTPTQALKDLAATTDGAGTVEWMKAQKLLTRLFALQSGSNASKAEDNDETPKEDKE; encoded by the coding sequence GTGACAGACGCATTCCCGCGTGAAGAAGCCGGAGACTGGCCGCTGGATCGCCTGATGGTGATCGGGACCAATCATCGGCGCTCTAGCGAGGATACGCGTGATCGTCTGTTCATCGATGAAGCCCGCCTGCCGCAGTTCCTGTCGGCGATTTTGCAGGCCCGCTTGGGGCAGGCGATTGTGGTTTCGACCTGTAACCGTACCGAAATCCATTTGCTGGCGTCGGATGCGGAACGCGGCCGGGAACGGCTGATTGATCTTCTTGCCCTTTGGGCGGATATCGATCGCGACAAGCTGGCAAGCGAGCTTTACATCCGGTCCGGGCGCGACGCGTTGCGCCATGTTTTTGCGGTTGCGGCGTCTCTTGACAGCCTGGTGATCGGTGAACCGGAAGTCTTCGGACAGGTCAAGGATGCCCATCGGATCGCGCGGCACCACAAGCTTGTCGGGCGCGAGCTGGAACTGGTGTATCAGACGGCCTATGCCATTTCCAAAAAGGTCCGAAGCCAGACTGGCATCGGGCAGGGTGCGGTTTCTATTGCGGCGGCGGCACAATCTGTTGCGCGCGACCTGCATGGCGATATTGCCAATTGCACGCTGCTTCTGGCCGGTGCGGGGGATATGGGTGAACTGATTGCCGCATCCCTTGCCGAACGCGGCATGGGACGGGTGTTGGTCACCGACCGGTTGGCCGCCCGGGCACGTCTTGTCGCGCGCAGGCTTGATTGCCATTGGTCGGAACTTGAAGACCTTGATCGTCTGCTGGCCGAGGCCGATATGGTCCTGACCGCTGGGGGATCGCGCCGCTATATCATTGACAAGGCACGCGCCCTGGATGCGATCAAGCGCCGACGTTATCGCCCGATCCTGATGATCGATACGGCGGTTCCCGGCGATATCGATCCGCAGGTCGACGAGATCGCCGAGGTGTTTTTCTATCGGCTGGGCGATCTTGAAAAGATTGCCGCCGAGGGGCGCGGCGGACGCGAGGAAAAGGCCGACGAGGCTTGGGCTCTGATCGAGGAAGAGGTCGAGCATTTTGTTCGCGTGCGGGCCGAACGTGCCGCCATCCCGGCGATGGCGGATTTAAGGGCGCATTTCGAAACCGTTCGCAACGATGCCTTGCGCGAAAGTCATGGTGATGCCGAAAAGGCGACCCGGCTTCTGATCAATCGGTTGTTGCATACGCCTACCCAAGCGCTTAAAGACCTTGCGGCAACCACGGATGGTGCTGGAACGGTCGAATGGATGAAAGCCCAAAAGCTTTTGACGCGTCTGTTCGCGTTGCAGTCCGGTTCGAATGCCAGCAAAGCCGAAGATAATGATGAAACCCCGAAGGAGGACAAAGAGTGA
- the hisS gene encoding histidine--tRNA ligase: MASLQPVRGTHDLLPEQNRLQDHIAQVARDIGELYGYHRMSTPIFEFTEVFARTLGDTSDVVTKEMYTFEDRGGEQITLRPEGTAGIARAYISNGMQQMSPVKVSYYGPMFRYERPQKGRQRQFHQIGAELLGVEQVAGDIEMIAYGAHILKSLGLWDSITLELNTLGDPESRAAYRDVLVDYFKGHFDKLSEDSRARLEKNPLRILDSKDEGDRELVANAPLFAEYLNEHSQEFFKSLTGGLGDIGIGYELNPRLVRGLDYYCHTCFEFTTNTLGAQGTVMAGGRYDGLISTMGGPQTAGVGWAAGVERLALMVGEAPAGLRPIALIPMGDAAEARCRTLAQTLRETGIAVELGYAGNMKKRMKRADKANARLAVILGDDELAKGVAQLRDLDSGEQQEIALDQLAGVIGKR; the protein is encoded by the coding sequence GTGGCATCGCTTCAACCCGTCCGTGGCACGCATGACCTTCTGCCTGAACAGAACCGTCTGCAGGATCATATCGCGCAGGTCGCGCGCGACATCGGCGAGTTGTATGGTTACCATCGCATGTCCACGCCGATCTTCGAATTTACCGAGGTCTTTGCCCGGACCCTTGGCGACACGTCCGATGTCGTGACCAAGGAAATGTATACCTTCGAGGATCGCGGTGGCGAACAGATCACGCTGCGCCCCGAAGGGACGGCTGGTATTGCGCGTGCCTATATCTCGAACGGCATGCAGCAGATGTCCCCGGTCAAGGTTTCCTATTACGGGCCGATGTTCCGTTATGAACGACCGCAGAAAGGCCGCCAGCGCCAGTTCCACCAGATCGGAGCAGAGCTTCTGGGGGTCGAGCAGGTCGCAGGTGATATCGAAATGATCGCCTATGGTGCGCATATCCTTAAGTCTCTTGGCCTGTGGGACAGCATCACGCTGGAGCTTAACACCCTTGGCGATCCGGAAAGCCGGGCAGCGTATCGCGACGTTCTGGTTGATTATTTCAAGGGACATTTCGACAAGCTGTCGGAAGACAGCCGGGCACGCCTTGAAAAGAACCCGCTGCGTATCCTTGATTCCAAGGATGAAGGAGACCGGGAACTGGTCGCCAATGCACCGTTATTTGCCGAATATCTGAACGAACACAGTCAGGAATTCTTCAAGTCGCTGACTGGCGGGCTTGGCGATATTGGTATCGGATATGAGCTGAATCCGCGTCTGGTGCGTGGTCTGGATTATTATTGTCACACCTGTTTCGAGTTCACGACCAACACCCTTGGCGCACAGGGAACCGTGATGGCCGGTGGCCGTTATGATGGCCTGATTTCGACCATGGGTGGCCCGCAGACGGCCGGTGTTGGCTGGGCGGCTGGTGTTGAACGCCTGGCTCTGATGGTCGGCGAAGCCCCGGCCGGTCTGCGTCCGATTGCATTGATCCCGATGGGGGATGCGGCCGAGGCACGATGCCGCACACTCGCACAGACATTGCGCGAAACCGGTATTGCGGTCGAGCTCGGCTATGCCGGGAACATGAAAAAACGCATGAAGCGCGCGGACAAGGCAAATGCCCGTCTCGCGGTTATCCTTGGCGATGACGAACTGGCAAAGGGCGTCGCCCAGCTTCGCGACCTGGACAGTGGTGAACAGCAGGAAATTGCGCTTGATCAGCTTGCGGGCGTAATCGGCAAAAGGTAA
- the ispG gene encoding flavodoxin-dependent (E)-4-hydroxy-3-methylbut-2-enyl-diphosphate synthase, giving the protein MSVRPYRDIERRKSRKIRVGNVEVGGDAPISVQSMTNTLTTDVAATVDQILRLEEAGADIVRVSCPDRESTAALKDIIKQVHVPIVADIHFHYKRAIEAAEAGAACLRINPGNIGSTERVREVVKAAKDHGCSMRIGVNAGSLEKELLERYGEPCPEAMVESALNHAKILEDQDFYEFKISVKASDVFLAVAAYYGLAEACDYPLHLGITEAGGLRGGTVKSAIGMGNLLWAGIGDTLRVSLSADPVEEIHVGYDILKSLGLRTRGVQIISCPSCARQGFNVVDTVAELEKRLAHISTPISLSIIGCIVNGPGEARETDIGLTGGGGGNHKMYISGRPDHNISTEKMVDHIVELVEERAAKIEAEEAAKLAAAE; this is encoded by the coding sequence ATGAGCGTCCGCCCTTATCGAGATATTGAACGCCGCAAAAGCCGCAAGATCCGCGTCGGTAATGTGGAAGTTGGTGGAGACGCGCCGATCTCGGTGCAGTCGATGACCAACACCCTGACCACCGATGTTGCGGCAACCGTGGATCAGATTTTGCGCCTTGAAGAAGCAGGTGCCGATATTGTTCGTGTTTCCTGCCCGGATCGGGAATCGACTGCGGCGCTTAAAGACATCATCAAGCAGGTGCATGTCCCGATCGTTGCCGATATCCATTTCCATTACAAACGTGCGATCGAAGCCGCCGAAGCTGGTGCGGCGTGCCTGCGGATCAACCCGGGTAATATCGGATCGACAGAACGCGTGCGCGAGGTCGTCAAGGCGGCCAAGGACCACGGCTGTTCGATGCGTATCGGGGTTAATGCCGGGTCGCTCGAAAAGGAATTGCTGGAACGCTACGGCGAACCCTGCCCGGAGGCGATGGTCGAAAGTGCGCTGAATCATGCCAAAATCCTTGAAGATCAGGATTTCTACGAGTTCAAGATTTCGGTCAAAGCATCCGATGTGTTCCTTGCGGTTGCCGCCTATTACGGCCTGGCCGAAGCATGCGACTATCCGCTGCATCTGGGCATTACCGAGGCCGGTGGCCTGCGCGGCGGTACGGTGAAATCGGCGATTGGCATGGGCAATCTTCTGTGGGCCGGTATCGGCGATACGTTGCGCGTGTCGCTGTCAGCCGACCCGGTTGAGGAAATCCATGTCGGGTATGATATTCTGAAATCGCTTGGCCTTCGGACCCGCGGTGTGCAGATCATTTCCTGCCCGTCCTGCGCGCGTCAGGGCTTTAATGTGGTTGATACGGTGGCCGAGCTTGAAAAACGGTTGGCCCACATTTCAACCCCGATTTCGCTGTCGATCATTGGCTGCATCGTCAATGGCCCGGGCGAGGCCCGCGAAACCGATATCGGGCTTACCGGTGGTGGTGGTGGCAACCACAAAATGTATATCTCCGGCCGTCCCGATCACAATATCAGCACCGAAAAAATGGTCGACCATATCGTCGAACTGGTCGAGGAACGCGCGGCCAAGATCGAAGCCGAAGAAGCCGCAAAGCTGGCCGCGGCGGAATAG
- a CDS encoding helix-turn-helix domain-containing protein has product MEADNGYSSDQAEVGRLLRHTRNNLGQSVEDVCRLLRIRKIYIEAIENSDYSVLPGGPYGLGFIKAYAEHLGLDGAEIVRRFRAESNAPAARTELSFPKPVQESRVPGGAVLLIAALLGIGAYGGWYYLSSQGKTIADLVDPLPERLASYTSGGEQAVPERNLENAADARAAEVGPSASAPTGETAETAEAPAADTPVIAQQEPAAATDTAETAAAPQVAETPPAEVAEAPAEAAAPVETPAAVPEVAAEAPAPASETAAQTPAAPAAETAAVPAAPEVDEVGGGRVFGAVNVDSRVTIEAVETSWVRIREGDGNILLTRMLSAGDTYRVPNKDGLMLEVGNAGALTYSVDGKEALPVGDYGAVISDFSLDVEALEGTAPATAQ; this is encoded by the coding sequence ATGGAAGCAGATAACGGCTATTCATCTGATCAGGCCGAAGTAGGGCGTCTTTTGCGCCACACCAGGAATAATCTTGGTCAGAGCGTCGAAGACGTTTGCCGTTTGCTGCGTATCCGCAAGATTTATATCGAGGCGATCGAGAACAGCGATTATTCGGTGTTACCCGGTGGCCCGTATGGTTTGGGCTTTATCAAAGCCTATGCCGAACATCTCGGACTGGACGGGGCAGAAATCGTGCGGCGTTTCCGTGCGGAGAGCAACGCGCCCGCAGCCCGGACCGAACTTAGTTTCCCGAAACCTGTTCAGGAAAGCCGCGTCCCCGGTGGGGCGGTCCTTCTGATTGCGGCATTGCTTGGTATCGGCGCCTATGGTGGCTGGTACTATCTGTCGAGCCAGGGCAAAACCATCGCCGATCTGGTCGATCCGTTGCCCGAACGACTGGCAAGCTATACGTCAGGCGGCGAACAGGCCGTTCCGGAACGCAATCTGGAAAATGCGGCCGATGCCCGTGCGGCAGAAGTTGGACCTTCGGCCTCTGCTCCGACCGGGGAAACCGCCGAGACGGCAGAAGCACCGGCAGCCGATACCCCTGTGATTGCACAGCAGGAACCCGCAGCAGCAACCGATACAGCCGAAACCGCAGCAGCCCCGCAAGTGGCTGAGACGCCGCCGGCCGAAGTTGCCGAAGCACCGGCAGAAGCCGCGGCACCGGTCGAAACACCGGCAGCCGTGCCAGAGGTTGCGGCGGAGGCGCCTGCACCTGCGTCCGAAACGGCAGCACAGACACCGGCAGCACCGGCAGCAGAAACTGCCGCTGTTCCGGCAGCGCCCGAAGTTGACGAAGTCGGCGGCGGACGTGTTTTCGGGGCGGTCAATGTTGACAGCCGTGTCACCATTGAGGCGGTTGAAACCAGCTGGGTGCGTATTCGCGAAGGCGATGGCAACATCCTGCTGACCCGGATGCTGAGCGCAGGCGACACGTATCGTGTTCCGAACAAGGACGGCCTGATGCTCGAAGTTGGCAATGCAGGCGCACTGACCTATAGCGTCGATGGCAAGGAAGCCCTGCCGGTCGGTGATTACGGTGCGGTGATTTCGGATTTCTCGCTTGATGTTGAAGCCCTTGAAGGAACGGCACCGGCGACGGCACAGTAA
- the ptsP gene encoding phosphoenolpyruvate--protein phosphotransferase, whose product MSMPSAAVTGPRRLLKRVRDVMAGPGTAEERLGQIVTIIAADMVAEVCSVYVMRAGEVLELFATCGLAPAAVHMTRLRVGEGIVGYVAAHARPLNLKDAQSHPNFAYRPETGEEIYHSMIGVPILRGGRIIGVLAVQNRTERLYSEDEQEALENVAMVLAEMVAGGELVSREELIPTDGIALLPLRLGGARLAPGIGKGIAVLHEPRIVIDRMVSDDPDEELTRLRDAMRGLQDHLDKMLEAVAGMDSNGGDDDPGDILEAYKMIAQDTGWLNRITEAVHTGLTAEAAVQKVHDDTRARMAQVSDPYLRERLHDLEDLANRLLQHLSGQYQSPAFGELPDDIILVARNIGPAELLDYDHTRLRGLALEEGSHTSHVAIVARALDIPVLGGVKGVLDKVETGDPLIVDADNAQLFVRPSEDVRSVIDGALKARAERKALYAQMRDMPARTCDEIDISLNVNAGLLIDVPHVIESGADGIGLYRTEIPFMVRSAMPDIGDQTRLYTRIFEQAEGRPVVFRTLDVGGDKLLPYWEDMTEENPAMGWRSIRITLDRPAVLVHQLRALIRAAHERDLYVMFPMIAEVAEFDQAKELLDQQLKREAERGYVPNRVEVGAMLEVPALIWQAPALLDRVDFLSVGTNDLLQFMFAADRGNPRLEGRYDTLSPSVFAFMRQLVTLCDERNVRLTICGEMAGRPLEAMALIGLGIRRLSMAPAAVGPVKEMVRSMNAASVEGYVLSIMGSSSKSLRSRLKAFAIDHGVKL is encoded by the coding sequence ATGAGCATGCCGTCCGCCGCAGTCACTGGTCCGCGACGCCTTTTAAAGCGCGTCCGCGACGTCATGGCTGGTCCGGGGACGGCAGAAGAACGCCTTGGGCAGATCGTGACCATCATTGCCGCCGATATGGTGGCAGAGGTGTGTTCGGTCTATGTGATGCGGGCAGGCGAGGTTCTGGAGCTTTTCGCGACCTGCGGTCTGGCCCCGGCGGCGGTCCACATGACCCGTCTTCGGGTTGGCGAGGGGATTGTGGGTTATGTGGCGGCACATGCCCGGCCTCTTAACCTTAAAGATGCGCAAAGCCATCCGAATTTTGCCTATCGTCCGGAAACCGGCGAGGAAATCTATCATTCCATGATCGGTGTGCCGATCCTGCGCGGTGGCCGTATCATCGGTGTGCTTGCCGTGCAGAACCGGACCGAACGCCTTTATTCAGAGGATGAGCAGGAAGCGCTTGAAAACGTTGCCATGGTTCTGGCCGAAATGGTCGCTGGTGGCGAGCTGGTCAGCCGTGAAGAACTGATCCCGACTGACGGGATTGCGCTTTTGCCCTTGCGTCTGGGCGGGGCGCGTCTGGCACCGGGGATTGGCAAGGGGATTGCGGTTCTGCATGAACCGCGCATCGTCATCGACCGGATGGTGTCGGACGACCCGGACGAAGAACTGACCCGGCTTCGCGATGCCATGCGCGGCCTTCAGGATCACCTCGACAAGATGCTTGAAGCCGTTGCGGGAATGGACAGCAATGGCGGCGATGATGATCCGGGTGATATCCTCGAAGCCTATAAAATGATTGCGCAGGATACCGGCTGGCTGAACCGCATTACCGAGGCGGTCCATACCGGCCTGACAGCCGAAGCCGCGGTTCAGAAGGTGCATGACGATACCCGTGCCCGCATGGCTCAGGTCAGCGATCCGTATTTGCGCGAACGCCTGCATGATCTTGAAGATCTGGCAAACCGGCTGTTGCAGCATCTTTCGGGGCAGTATCAGTCCCCGGCCTTTGGCGAGTTGCCCGACGATATCATTCTGGTGGCGCGCAATATTGGCCCGGCGGAACTTCTGGATTACGATCACACGCGCTTGCGTGGCCTTGCCCTTGAAGAAGGATCGCACACCTCGCACGTGGCGATTGTTGCTCGTGCGCTTGATATTCCGGTCCTGGGCGGGGTCAAGGGCGTTCTCGACAAGGTTGAAACCGGTGATCCGCTGATTGTCGATGCAGACAATGCGCAGTTGTTTGTCCGGCCAAGCGAGGATGTCCGTTCGGTTATCGACGGTGCGCTGAAAGCACGGGCGGAACGCAAGGCGCTGTATGCGCAGATGCGCGATATGCCGGCCCGGACATGCGACGAGATCGATATTTCGCTGAACGTGAATGCGGGACTTCTGATTGATGTGCCCCATGTGATCGAAAGCGGTGCGGACGGGATCGGCCTTTATCGGACGGAAATTCCGTTCATGGTCAGATCGGCCATGCCAGATATTGGCGATCAGACCCGTTTATATACCCGTATTTTCGAACAGGCCGAAGGGCGCCCGGTTGTCTTTCGTACTCTTGATGTCGGGGGTGACAAATTGTTGCCCTATTGGGAGGATATGACAGAAGAGAACCCGGCGATGGGCTGGCGCTCGATCCGTATTACTCTGGATCGTCCTGCAGTGCTTGTTCATCAGTTGCGCGCGTTGATCCGGGCTGCTCACGAGCGGGACCTGTATGTGATGTTCCCGATGATTGCCGAAGTCGCAGAATTCGATCAGGCAAAAGAGCTTCTGGATCAGCAGTTAAAGCGCGAAGCAGAACGCGGCTATGTACCGAACCGGGTCGAGGTTGGGGCGATGTTGGAAGTTCCGGCGCTGATATGGCAGGCACCGGCACTATTGGATCGCGTCGACTTTCTGTCGGTCGGAACCAACGACCTGCTGCAATTTATGTTCGCTGCCGACCGCGGGAACCCGCGGTTGGAGGGGCGGTATGACACACTTTCGCCAAGTGTGTTCGCATTTATGCGGCAACTTGTCACATTGTGTGACGAACGGAATGTCCGTCTGACCATCTGTGGCGAGATGGCCGGACGACCACTTGAAGCGATGGCCCTGATCGGATTGGGTATTCGCCGCCTGTCGATGGCACCTGCTGCGGTTGGTCCTGTAAAGGAGATGGTCCGAAGCATGAATGCGGCAAGCGTTGAGGGATATGTCCTGTCGATTATGGGAAGTTCGAGTAAATCGTTGCGATCGCGTCTTAAGGCTTTCGCAATAGATCACGGTGTAAAACTTTAA
- a CDS encoding NAD(P)H-dependent flavin oxidoreductase, translating into MSDPKFDAARARLEKLWAAGKEFLGTDYAILAGAMSWVSERHLVAAVSNAGGFGVIACGSMTPDLLSAEIAGTKALTKKPFGVNLITMHPMLDDLIEVCREHEVGHVVLAGGLPSSASIKKAKEFAKVVCFAPALVLAKKLVRSGADALVIEGSEAGGHVGPVSLTVLAQEILPEIKDVPIFCAGGIGRGEAMTGLLEQGAAGVQVGTRLVCATECIAHPDFKKAFIRASARDAVTTVQLDERFPVIPVRALANKGTDEFLDTQRKVIAKFRAGEVDQGEAQLEIEHFWAGALRRAVIDGDVESGSVMAGQSVGMVKKEQPVAEILEELVEQAVQSLVRRDN; encoded by the coding sequence ATGAGCGATCCGAAATTCGATGCGGCACGCGCCCGTCTTGAAAAATTGTGGGCGGCGGGCAAGGAATTTCTGGGAACGGATTACGCCATTCTGGCGGGTGCAATGTCCTGGGTTTCCGAACGTCACCTTGTGGCGGCGGTTTCAAATGCCGGTGGCTTTGGTGTGATTGCCTGCGGGTCGATGACCCCGGATCTGCTGTCAGCCGAAATTGCCGGAACCAAGGCGCTGACCAAAAAGCCGTTCGGCGTGAACCTTATTACCATGCACCCGATGCTTGACGACCTGATCGAGGTTTGCCGCGAGCACGAGGTTGGCCACGTGGTTCTGGCCGGTGGTCTGCCGTCATCGGCTTCGATCAAGAAAGCCAAGGAATTTGCCAAGGTTGTCTGTTTTGCACCGGCGCTGGTACTGGCTAAGAAACTGGTGCGATCAGGTGCGGATGCGCTGGTGATCGAAGGCAGCGAAGCCGGTGGGCATGTCGGCCCGGTTTCACTGACCGTTCTGGCACAGGAGATCCTTCCGGAAATCAAGGATGTGCCGATTTTCTGCGCCGGCGGTATTGGTCGTGGCGAAGCCATGACCGGATTGCTTGAACAGGGAGCTGCCGGGGTTCAGGTCGGGACGCGTCTTGTTTGTGCGACCGAATGCATTGCCCATCCGGATTTCAAAAAGGCCTTTATCCGTGCCAGCGCACGCGACGCGGTTACCACGGTGCAGCTTGACGAACGTTTCCCGGTCATTCCGGTGCGTGCGCTCGCCAACAAGGGAACTGACGAATTCCTTGATACCCAGCGCAAGGTGATTGCGAAATTCCGAGCCGGTGAGGTCGATCAGGGCGAAGCCCAGCTTGAGATCGAACATTTCTGGGCTGGGGCGCTTCGCCGGGCCGTTATTGATGGTGATGTCGAAAGCGGATCGGTTATGGCAGGACAGTCGGTTGGTATGGTAAAGAAAGAACAACCGGTAGCCGAAATTCTTGAAGAACTGGTCGAACAGGCCGTTCAGTCCCTCGTACGAAGAGACAATTAA